A genomic window from Candidatus Tumulicola sp. includes:
- a CDS encoding chromate resistance protein ChrB domain-containing protein, translating into MKWVTREHAKVDRIACPWLIRRFIDKQAEFLYVPADKVMEVAKREGALAFDVPDVELGHHGPLCSFDAILDKHGLDDPALRELAKVVRGADTSDIGLTEQSAGLRAIASGFSKLFPDDHKNLEHQSFVYDALYEYCRGVAGG; encoded by the coding sequence ATGAAATGGGTGACACGAGAGCACGCCAAGGTCGACCGCATCGCCTGCCCGTGGCTCATACGCCGATTCATCGATAAGCAGGCCGAATTCTTGTACGTCCCTGCCGACAAGGTGATGGAAGTCGCGAAGCGCGAGGGGGCTTTGGCCTTTGATGTGCCTGACGTCGAGCTCGGGCATCATGGACCGCTTTGCTCCTTCGACGCGATTCTCGACAAGCACGGTCTCGACGATCCGGCGCTGCGCGAACTTGCCAAGGTCGTGCGCGGGGCCGATACGAGCGACATCGGCTTGACCGAGCAGTCCGCGGGACTCAGAGCGATCGCATCAGGCTTTTCCAAACTCTTCCCGGACGATCACAAGAACTTAGAGCATCAGTCGTTCGTCTACGATGCGCTGTATGAGTACTGCCGCGGCGTTGCCGGCGGGTAA
- a CDS encoding MATE family efflux transporter: MQRNAGPAGARRGIFDESRPLWRVMLIFVLPFMLGNLLQSASGTLTSIFIGRLIGVNGLAAISAFFPIFFFLISFLIGLSSGASVLIGQAYGARDEHRLKQVSGTTISFMLLLGIALAIFGALFTDRTLVALGTPANILPDSIAYARFVFFSLPVAFVFLMYTSILRGIGDAATPFWFLVLFTVVGLITTPAFILGWLGLPHLGVSSAAAGLLCSSVVSLVVLIIYLRAVKHPLALDAETLHNFRIRWPVLSAVVRIGVPTGLQVVMVSLAEIAVISFVNHFGSKATAAYGAVNQIVSYVQFPAVSVSITASIFGAQAIGAGRPDLLSRVIHAGIGLNYAIGAVLISLCYLFSRELVSLFITDPSTIDIAHSLLMITLWSYLIFGNSAVLSGIMRASGTVIVPTINGILAIWAVEVPVAYVLMQHLGLNGIWIGYPAGFIVALSLQSAYYFLVWKRREHKPLIPQAAPLVE; encoded by the coding sequence ATGCAACGAAACGCAGGTCCTGCCGGCGCGAGGCGCGGCATCTTCGATGAATCGCGGCCGCTATGGCGGGTGATGCTGATCTTCGTGCTGCCGTTCATGCTCGGCAACTTATTGCAGTCGGCGTCGGGCACGCTCACGAGCATCTTCATCGGCCGGCTCATCGGCGTCAACGGCCTTGCCGCCATCTCGGCCTTTTTCCCCATATTCTTCTTCCTGATCTCATTCCTCATCGGGTTGAGCAGCGGCGCGAGCGTGCTGATCGGCCAGGCGTACGGCGCGCGCGACGAGCATCGCCTCAAGCAGGTATCCGGCACGACGATCTCGTTCATGCTGTTGTTGGGCATCGCGCTTGCGATTTTCGGCGCGCTCTTCACGGACAGGACCCTCGTCGCGCTCGGCACGCCTGCCAATATCCTTCCGGACTCGATCGCCTACGCGCGCTTCGTGTTCTTCTCGCTGCCCGTCGCATTCGTGTTCTTGATGTACACGTCGATCTTGCGCGGCATCGGCGACGCGGCGACGCCGTTCTGGTTTCTGGTGCTCTTCACGGTCGTCGGGCTGATCACGACCCCGGCGTTCATCTTGGGTTGGCTGGGCCTGCCGCACCTTGGCGTCTCGAGCGCCGCGGCGGGGCTGCTGTGCTCGAGCGTCGTGTCGCTGGTCGTGCTGATCATCTACCTGCGCGCCGTGAAGCATCCCCTTGCGCTCGATGCGGAGACCCTCCACAACTTTCGCATCCGGTGGCCGGTGCTCTCGGCTGTCGTGCGCATCGGCGTACCCACAGGTCTCCAAGTCGTCATGGTCTCGCTGGCGGAGATCGCCGTCATCTCCTTCGTGAACCACTTCGGTTCGAAGGCGACCGCGGCGTACGGCGCCGTCAACCAGATCGTGAGCTACGTGCAGTTCCCTGCGGTGAGCGTCTCGATCACCGCCTCGATCTTCGGCGCACAGGCGATCGGCGCGGGGCGCCCCGATCTGCTGAGCCGCGTCATCCACGCCGGCATCGGCCTCAACTACGCGATCGGCGCGGTGCTCATCAGCCTGTGCTACCTCTTCTCGCGCGAGCTGGTCTCGCTGTTCATCACGGATCCGAGCACGATCGACATCGCCCACTCGCTGTTGATGATCACCCTGTGGAGCTACCTGATATTCGGCAACTCAGCCGTCCTTTCGGGCATCATGCGCGCGAGCGGCACGGTGATCGTCCCCACCATCAACGGCATCCTGGCGATTTGGGCGGTCGAGGTTCCGGTCGCCTACGTGCTGATGCAGCACCTCGGGCTCAACGGGATATGGATAGGCTATCCAGCCGGCTTTATCGTCGCGCTCTCGCTGCAGTCGGCGTACTACTTCCTGGTTTGGAAGCGTCGCGAGCACAAGCCGCTCATACCCCAGGCCGCCCCCCTCGTGGAATAA
- a CDS encoding GNAT family N-acetyltransferase has protein sequence MASASLQFRPLTPARWKDLEALFGPRGACADCWCMWPRFAPAQMRKRSNEANRRALHRLVNSGVPPGILAYRDGRPVGWCAFAPREEYRRLATSRVLRPVDDKPVWSIICFFIARSVRRAGLTGALLRAALEHVRKRGARIAEAYPVDARARRSSSALWHGVASTFLRNGFKEVVRRSADRPIVRKQLRVAPR, from the coding sequence ATGGCCAGCGCCAGCCTGCAATTCCGGCCCCTAACGCCCGCCAGATGGAAAGACTTGGAAGCGCTCTTCGGCCCGCGCGGCGCCTGCGCCGACTGCTGGTGCATGTGGCCTAGATTTGCACCCGCGCAGATGCGCAAGAGGAGCAACGAGGCGAATCGACGCGCGCTCCACCGCCTCGTCAACTCAGGCGTTCCGCCTGGCATCCTTGCATATCGCGACGGCCGGCCCGTGGGGTGGTGCGCCTTCGCGCCGCGCGAGGAATACCGCCGTCTGGCCACCTCGCGCGTGCTGCGGCCGGTCGACGACAAGCCGGTCTGGTCGATCATCTGCTTCTTCATAGCGAGGAGCGTGCGCCGAGCCGGCTTGACGGGCGCGCTGCTGCGGGCCGCTTTGGAGCACGTTCGCAAACGCGGCGCGCGTATCGCTGAGGCCTATCCGGTCGACGCCCGCGCGCGGAGGAGCAGCTCGGCGCTCTGGCACGGAGTCGCTTCGACCTTCTTGCGCAACGGATTCAAAGAGGTCGTGCGCCGCTCGGCAGACCGGCCGATCGTGCGTAAGCAGCTTCGAGTTGCGCCGCGATGA
- a CDS encoding HDIG domain-containing protein has product MNDRQAAWELLCRHVQNPALRRHSLAVEVAMRACARKLGEDEDRFGVTGLLHDFDWEIHPTKEQHPELGCRMLEEAAWPPDIVKAIRGHAPYLGVPRDTPMAKALFACDELTGFITAVAFVRPGKTVREVTLQSVKKKLKEKSFAANVNRDEIFQAAEEWGVPLDEHIEFLIAALSERSDELGL; this is encoded by the coding sequence ATGAACGATCGACAAGCCGCGTGGGAGCTGCTGTGCCGGCATGTGCAGAACCCCGCGCTGCGGCGGCATTCGCTTGCCGTGGAGGTCGCGATGCGCGCCTGCGCGCGCAAACTCGGCGAGGACGAGGACCGCTTCGGCGTCACCGGCTTGCTGCACGACTTCGACTGGGAGATCCACCCCACCAAAGAGCAACATCCCGAACTGGGGTGCCGGATGCTGGAAGAAGCCGCCTGGCCTCCGGACATCGTGAAAGCGATCCGCGGACACGCGCCCTATCTGGGCGTGCCGCGCGACACGCCGATGGCGAAGGCCCTTTTCGCGTGTGACGAACTCACCGGTTTCATCACGGCGGTCGCCTTCGTCAGGCCCGGGAAAACCGTGCGCGAAGTCACACTCCAATCGGTCAAGAAAAAGTTGAAAGAGAAAAGCTTCGCCGCGAACGTGAATCGCGACGAGATCTTTCAAGCGGCCGAGGAGTGGGGCGTTCCGTTAGACGAGCACATCGAGTTCCTGATCGCGGCGCTTTCGGAGCGCTCAGACGAGCTTGGCCTCTAG
- a CDS encoding MFS transporter translates to MTRTLTVLFGTRFLRAAAFGVATVLVAIHLERLGVDPRLIGLTLTLGVLSASLFGLGAAWLAARVGRRLSLAVSGALMALCGLDLAFATQSWILVLAGATGMLGIAGADVGAFSSVEQAALAQVIPQQHHAIVFGRYALAGGLGFAAGSFAALVGVTLPATHWLFIGYAVVGVLSAGAALLLDDIESPAPGRSAKRAALPRSIYELAALFALDSFAGGLVVQGFIVYWLHVRFGVDAQTLGPAVAFMSLAQAASFEVSGRLAQRFGSIRTMVFTHLPSNVLLIAVPLCPTLTAALTVLVMRFAIAQMDVPARQALIASLAPPEARDRAAALAAGARGIAQTPGPTLAGAAVQVGALAAPFFLAGILKIVYDVVLYVRHRDLR, encoded by the coding sequence CTGACGCGCACGCTGACGGTTCTCTTCGGCACCCGGTTCTTGCGCGCGGCGGCGTTCGGCGTCGCCACGGTGCTCGTCGCGATCCATTTGGAGCGCTTGGGCGTCGATCCAAGGCTCATCGGTCTGACGCTCACGCTGGGCGTGTTGTCCGCTTCCCTTTTTGGCCTCGGCGCGGCTTGGCTTGCCGCCCGGGTTGGCCGGCGTCTTTCCTTGGCGGTCAGCGGAGCGTTGATGGCCTTGTGCGGGCTGGATTTGGCGTTTGCCACGCAGTCGTGGATCCTCGTGCTCGCCGGCGCAACGGGCATGTTGGGCATCGCCGGCGCGGATGTCGGTGCGTTCAGCTCGGTGGAGCAGGCGGCTTTGGCCCAAGTCATTCCGCAACAGCATCATGCCATTGTTTTCGGACGCTATGCCTTGGCCGGTGGCTTGGGCTTCGCGGCGGGCTCCTTTGCCGCACTCGTGGGCGTGACGCTGCCCGCGACACATTGGCTCTTCATCGGGTATGCGGTGGTCGGCGTCTTGTCAGCGGGTGCCGCGCTGCTCCTCGATGACATCGAAAGCCCGGCGCCTGGACGGTCTGCGAAACGGGCTGCGCTGCCGAGGAGCATCTACGAACTCGCTGCGCTCTTCGCGCTGGATTCGTTCGCCGGAGGGCTCGTCGTGCAAGGCTTCATCGTGTACTGGCTGCACGTCCGTTTCGGCGTCGATGCGCAGACGCTCGGACCCGCGGTGGCCTTCATGTCGTTGGCGCAAGCAGCGTCATTCGAAGTATCGGGCAGGCTCGCTCAACGCTTCGGTTCCATCCGGACGATGGTGTTCACGCATCTGCCCAGCAACGTGCTCCTCATCGCCGTGCCGCTATGTCCGACGTTGACGGCGGCGCTCACCGTGCTCGTCATGCGCTTCGCCATCGCGCAGATGGATGTGCCCGCGCGGCAAGCGCTGATCGCCTCGCTTGCGCCGCCTGAAGCGCGCGACAGAGCCGCCGCGCTTGCGGCGGGAGCACGGGGTATCGCGCAGACGCCGGGTCCCACCTTGGCCGGCGCCGCCGTGCAGGTCGGCGCCCTCGCCGCGCCGTTCTTCCTTGCGGGTATCCTCAAGATCGTCTACGATGTCGTCCTCTACGTCCGGCATCGCGACCTACGGTGA
- the rsmI gene encoding 16S rRNA (cytidine(1402)-2'-O)-methyltransferase, which yields MPRKPSKTSSRASLGGRGEDTMRRGFGAPGAQAFSDDVAEAPRMALRHTEERSGRLVLCPTPLGNLEDITARALRALRECDVIVAEDTRVTRTLLTHFGISKPIHSLHEGVEQQRIRAVLKTLAAGKTVALATDAGTPGISDPGVELVRAARSAGAAIEVLPGPTAFVGALVLSGFDVSRFRFDGFPPRKSGERRKYLRLLSDERFAVAWYEAPSRVTDLLADVAGVLPERRVFVLREYTKKFEQHLLGTAAEVLRELSAPPRGEFALVLEGAPAEQRSSVAIADSVVVALEQLLADGVSAKTAVAALHAASGAPRNQLYALAQRIRAARD from the coding sequence ATGCCTCGCAAACCGTCCAAGACGTCGAGCCGCGCATCGCTCGGCGGACGCGGGGAAGACACCATGCGGCGCGGGTTCGGTGCGCCTGGTGCGCAAGCATTTTCCGATGATGTCGCCGAAGCGCCGCGCATGGCGCTTCGTCACACTGAGGAGCGATCGGGCCGCCTCGTGCTATGTCCGACGCCTTTGGGAAATCTTGAAGACATCACTGCGCGCGCGCTGCGCGCGTTGCGCGAGTGCGACGTCATCGTCGCCGAAGACACGCGCGTGACGCGTACGCTGCTCACGCACTTCGGCATTTCCAAACCGATCCATTCGTTGCACGAAGGCGTCGAGCAGCAGCGCATCCGCGCCGTGTTGAAGACGTTGGCGGCCGGCAAGACCGTCGCGCTGGCCACCGACGCCGGCACGCCCGGCATCTCTGACCCCGGAGTGGAGCTCGTGCGAGCCGCTCGCTCCGCTGGCGCGGCGATCGAGGTATTGCCGGGGCCTACGGCTTTTGTCGGCGCGTTGGTGCTCAGCGGGTTCGACGTCAGCCGCTTTCGCTTCGACGGGTTTCCGCCTCGCAAGTCTGGGGAACGTCGCAAGTATTTGCGCTTGCTCTCAGATGAACGTTTCGCCGTCGCGTGGTACGAGGCACCGAGCCGCGTGACGGATCTGCTCGCCGACGTCGCCGGCGTCCTGCCCGAGCGCCGAGTCTTCGTCCTGCGTGAATACACCAAGAAGTTCGAGCAGCATCTGCTCGGCACGGCGGCCGAAGTGCTTCGTGAGCTTTCGGCACCGCCCCGCGGTGAGTTCGCACTCGTGTTGGAGGGGGCGCCGGCGGAACAGCGCTCGAGCGTCGCGATCGCCGACAGCGTCGTCGTCGCGCTCGAGCAGCTGCTCGCGGACGGCGTGAGCGCCAAGACCGCAGTTGCGGCACTGCATGCGGCCAGCGGAGCGCCGCGGAACCAGTTGTACGCGCTGGCGCAGCGCATCCGCGCGGCTCGCGACTAG
- a CDS encoding TatD family hydrolase, whose product MTSRFVDTHAHLEGDEFAADLDEVISRAASAGVSAVVSAGQDEATSRATLDLAARRPLVAAAVGVHPHEAEDAGDLRWLPPLLMDERVVAAGEMGLDYHYDFSPRDVQRAVFNSQLDLAGEHGLPVIMHCREAEDDVAAALRGHFSKGRLGVLHCFTGSYDAGMRFIEEFDVYLGLGGALTFKKALELHDAATRLPIERLVLETDCPYMTPAPHRGKRNEPAYLALTCARLAELRGASPESIAEATTTNALRLFPRLKLSS is encoded by the coding sequence GTGACCTCCCGTTTTGTGGATACGCACGCGCATCTCGAGGGCGACGAGTTCGCGGCGGATCTCGATGAGGTCATTTCGCGCGCCGCGAGCGCCGGGGTGAGCGCGGTGGTTTCAGCCGGCCAGGACGAAGCGACGAGCCGCGCGACGCTCGATCTCGCCGCGCGCCGGCCGCTCGTCGCCGCGGCGGTCGGCGTCCACCCGCACGAAGCCGAAGATGCCGGCGACCTACGCTGGCTGCCGCCGCTGCTCATGGATGAGCGAGTCGTGGCGGCCGGTGAGATGGGACTCGACTACCACTACGACTTTTCTCCGCGCGACGTGCAGCGCGCTGTTTTCAATAGCCAACTCGATCTCGCCGGCGAGCACGGCTTGCCCGTGATCATGCACTGCCGCGAGGCCGAGGACGACGTCGCCGCCGCACTGCGCGGGCACTTCAGCAAGGGCCGGCTCGGCGTGCTCCACTGCTTCACCGGAAGCTACGACGCCGGCATGCGCTTCATCGAAGAGTTCGACGTCTATCTGGGACTCGGCGGCGCGCTCACGTTCAAGAAGGCGCTTGAACTGCACGATGCGGCGACACGCTTGCCGATCGAACGGCTCGTGTTGGAAACTGATTGTCCGTACATGACGCCGGCGCCGCATCGTGGCAAACGCAACGAGCCGGCATACCTCGCGCTCACCTGCGCCCGGCTCGCCGAACTGCGCGGCGCGAGCCCCGAGTCGATCGCAGAAGCGACGACCACAAACGCCCTGCGCCTCTTCCCCCGCCTCAAACTCTCAAGCTAA
- a CDS encoding SDR family oxidoreductase produces the protein MLGATVAVTGANGGIGSHTALALVKLGAHVVLVCRSQRRADEATAFIRANEPGAQVSSLAADLSRLADIRRLARDLAAAHPRLSVLVNNAGAICRRRAITEDGFELTWAVNHIAPFVLSTELLEVLRANAPARIVNVNSDSHLHGTIDFDDLNAERGFWPPRAYERSKLANVLFTKELARRVDPALVTVNALHPGLVNTNFGEVGGIVEFGWRVYKHFGITPAEGARTPVYLATSPEVAGKTGGYYRKCLLGPVNPLAEDAELAKRLWEQTARAVRGA, from the coding sequence ATGCTGGGCGCAACCGTAGCCGTCACCGGTGCCAACGGCGGGATCGGCAGCCACACCGCCCTCGCTCTCGTGAAGCTCGGCGCGCACGTCGTCCTCGTATGCCGCTCGCAGCGGCGCGCCGATGAAGCGACAGCCTTCATCCGCGCAAATGAGCCTGGCGCGCAGGTCAGCTCACTGGCCGCGGACCTTTCGCGCCTGGCCGACATCCGCCGGCTGGCGCGCGATCTGGCCGCTGCGCATCCGCGCTTGAGCGTTTTGGTCAACAATGCCGGCGCGATCTGCAGGCGGCGCGCGATCACCGAGGACGGCTTCGAACTCACGTGGGCCGTCAATCACATCGCGCCGTTCGTGCTCAGCACGGAGTTGCTCGAAGTCCTGCGCGCGAATGCACCCGCTCGCATCGTCAACGTAAACTCGGACTCGCACCTGCACGGCACGATCGACTTCGACGACCTGAACGCCGAGCGCGGTTTTTGGCCTCCGCGCGCCTACGAGCGCTCGAAACTCGCGAACGTGCTGTTCACGAAGGAACTAGCCAGGCGCGTCGATCCCGCGCTTGTGACGGTGAACGCGCTCCACCCCGGATTGGTGAACACCAATTTCGGCGAGGTCGGCGGCATCGTGGAGTTCGGATGGCGGGTCTACAAGCACTTCGGAATCACACCGGCGGAAGGCGCGCGCACGCCCGTCTATCTTGCGACGTCGCCTGAGGTCGCCGGCAAGACCGGCGGCTACTACCGGAAGTGCCTGCTCGGGCCGGTCAATCCGCTGGCGGAAGACGCGGAGCTTGCGAAGCGCCTCTGGGAACAAACGGCAAGAGCGGTCCGCGGAGCGTGA
- a CDS encoding TSUP family transporter, translating into MPHTDPWVIAVLGAVAFVAATIDAVAGGGGLVNVPALLLAGLPVQMALGTNKLAGIAGTATATVTFASARAIRWHLVASAMIAALLGSVLGAHAVLNTNPTILRIVVIVLVLLVSLVITVFPQLGQDLTRQAATHSIWRSGTIGLALGFYDGFFGPGAGLFMVFLFVAWLGLDFLHATGMAKAANFASNLGSVVIFALAGAIDYRVGVVMAACAIAGGFTGSRLAILRGAPFVRYVFLAMTWVLASSLLWQILRR; encoded by the coding sequence ATGCCCCATACAGATCCGTGGGTGATCGCCGTTCTCGGCGCCGTCGCGTTTGTGGCGGCGACCATCGATGCGGTCGCCGGCGGCGGGGGCTTGGTCAACGTGCCGGCGCTCTTGCTTGCAGGCCTACCGGTGCAAATGGCGCTCGGCACGAATAAGCTGGCCGGCATCGCGGGGACGGCGACCGCGACTGTGACGTTCGCCTCGGCGCGCGCCATCCGCTGGCATCTGGTCGCCAGCGCGATGATCGCTGCGCTGCTCGGTTCGGTCCTCGGCGCTCACGCGGTGCTGAACACCAACCCGACGATCTTGCGCATCGTGGTGATCGTCCTCGTGCTGCTCGTGTCGCTCGTGATCACCGTGTTTCCACAGCTCGGCCAAGACCTGACACGTCAAGCAGCCACACATTCGATTTGGCGCTCCGGCACTATCGGGCTTGCGTTGGGCTTCTACGACGGCTTCTTCGGACCCGGCGCCGGCCTTTTCATGGTGTTCCTCTTCGTGGCGTGGCTCGGGCTTGATTTTCTTCACGCAACGGGCATGGCAAAGGCGGCGAACTTCGCTTCGAACCTTGGTTCGGTCGTGATTTTCGCGCTGGCCGGCGCGATCGACTATCGCGTGGGAGTGGTGATGGCGGCCTGCGCCATCGCCGGCGGGTTCACGGGTTCGCGGCTTGCGATTTTGCGCGGTGCGCCGTTTGTCCGTTACGTCTTCTTGGCGATGACATGGGTGCTCGCGTCGAGCCTGCTCTGGCAGATCCTTCGCCGCTAG
- a CDS encoding acyltransferase yields MRGIAILMVLWYHVWQLSWLSTGVTALGRHFDAQFIPETGFLGVELFFFISGFVLFYPYARHVFEGKRLQTAGQFAYRRFIKIVPSYLIVLIVLVPIVARDFGSAANTAWQVFTHALFIHTWFYDTMSSINGVLWSLGIEVQFYVIFLLLALAFRKWPLWTFLGMLATALIYRHLLAACCIADYTKMNQLPAYIDLFAAGMMAAYLFVFLKVKVVNVERYALGFTVVALAMAAVFYLMQHNLFEVRYQDQGFEIWKADNRTYLGLVFLAFTVASLLAAAWWRAVLANKILFFFSIISYNLYLWHAVIARYLFEHRIPAPGTPDPHNDPYWAWLYTFTAVVAGIIVAAAITYLFERPLLNKGNTGAKAPALRLGLVGLDPDAPAAEKRGIGGSQSANQRGLRPQ; encoded by the coding sequence TTGCGAGGCATCGCGATCCTCATGGTGTTGTGGTACCACGTGTGGCAGCTGTCGTGGCTGAGCACCGGCGTCACCGCGCTTGGGCGGCACTTCGACGCTCAGTTCATCCCGGAAACCGGCTTTTTGGGCGTCGAACTGTTCTTCTTCATCAGCGGTTTCGTCTTATTCTATCCGTACGCGCGGCATGTGTTCGAAGGCAAGCGCTTGCAGACGGCGGGTCAATTCGCATACCGCCGTTTTATCAAGATCGTGCCCTCGTATTTGATCGTGCTGATCGTGCTCGTGCCGATCGTCGCCCGCGACTTCGGTTCGGCCGCGAATACGGCGTGGCAGGTTTTCACCCACGCGCTGTTCATCCACACGTGGTTCTACGACACGATGAGCTCGATCAACGGCGTGCTCTGGTCGCTCGGCATCGAGGTGCAGTTCTACGTCATCTTCCTGCTGCTGGCGCTGGCGTTCCGCAAGTGGCCGTTATGGACGTTTCTCGGTATGCTGGCGACGGCGCTGATCTATCGCCACCTGCTCGCAGCATGCTGCATCGCCGATTACACGAAGATGAACCAATTGCCGGCTTACATCGATCTGTTCGCCGCGGGCATGATGGCCGCGTATCTCTTCGTGTTCTTAAAGGTCAAAGTCGTAAACGTGGAGCGCTACGCGCTGGGCTTCACGGTCGTGGCGCTCGCTATGGCGGCGGTCTTCTATCTCATGCAGCATAATTTGTTCGAGGTGCGTTATCAAGATCAGGGCTTCGAGATCTGGAAAGCCGACAACCGTACCTACCTCGGGCTGGTGTTCCTCGCGTTCACCGTGGCATCGCTGCTCGCGGCTGCGTGGTGGCGGGCCGTGCTCGCCAACAAGATCCTGTTCTTTTTCTCGATCATCTCGTACAACTTGTATCTGTGGCACGCGGTGATCGCCCGCTACTTGTTCGAACACCGGATTCCGGCGCCGGGGACACCGGATCCGCACAACGATCCATACTGGGCGTGGCTGTATACGTTCACCGCGGTGGTGGCGGGCATCATCGTGGCGGCCGCGATCACGTACCTTTTCGAACGGCCGCTGCTCAACAAAGGCAACACCGGGGCTAAAGCCCCGGCACTACGATTAGGTCTTGTTGGATTAGATCCGGACGCCCCAGCCGCTGAAAAGCGAGGCATCGGCGGCTCCCAGAGCGCGAACCAGCGTGGACTGCGACCCCAGTAG
- a CDS encoding MarR family transcriptional regulator gives MERAVHAVALYLADHKELKVDQAEAHLLAHLHGARAARVGDLHAEFGHRRSTLTSVLDRLEQRGLITRAVDRSDRRSITVRLTKAGSTLASKVFEVLSKYEASALKGFSVKEIAAFQKVLEAFSSIRG, from the coding sequence GTGGAGCGCGCCGTCCACGCGGTGGCGCTCTACCTCGCCGACCACAAAGAACTCAAGGTGGACCAAGCCGAGGCGCACCTGCTGGCCCATTTGCACGGGGCGCGCGCGGCTCGGGTCGGCGATCTCCACGCGGAATTCGGCCACAGGCGTTCGACGCTGACGAGCGTCCTCGATCGCCTGGAGCAGCGGGGGCTGATCACGCGTGCTGTCGACCGCAGCGACCGCCGCAGCATCACGGTGCGTCTCACGAAAGCCGGCTCGACGTTGGCGTCCAAAGTCTTCGAAGTTCTCAGCAAGTACGAGGCGAGCGCGCTCAAGGGGTTCAGCGTCAAAGAGATCGCGGCGTTTCAAAAGGTGCTGGAGGCGTTCTCCAGCATCCGGGGCTAA
- a CDS encoding glycosyltransferase, which yields MHAVHLPFHVTITGMPQGLGAHPVVITIELLLAAYFIIVNGIDFSLIAIALWNMPRFLRVGAADALRRVTLPFARPVSVLLPVYNESAAVVDVVRSLLRLRYPTMELIVINDGSTDETLQLLEKAFELTPVFEAGYQAVRTKPVRGRYRSTKYPELRVVDKENGGKGDALNAGLNEARYPLLLTGDGDSVYLADALEQMIQPFLEDPRTVACGAGLRILNEAELVDGVPIPKALPRNLLVRFQVLEYLRSALTSRFGWAPINGLMSISGACGLWTKDIVVGAGGYLANTTWEDMEITVRVHHYMRERGLPYRIAFVPAAVCWTTVPDSLEALQGQRIGWHRHITETIMHHRNLMFSRRGGVAGWVALPAIALIEWLSPIWMIGGLAFVIVAGWLGILSVYAQVALLALVFSLTILKSASAFLLDEVSYRTRRVSEVWALFLTAFLEQIGYRQLLAVWHLIGMVKFFAGRPIRGRTSDIPSWRDPPYRPVISSS from the coding sequence ATGCACGCGGTGCACTTGCCGTTCCATGTGACGATCACCGGTATGCCCCAGGGACTGGGCGCGCATCCCGTCGTGATCACGATCGAGCTGCTTCTGGCCGCCTATTTCATCATCGTGAACGGCATCGACTTTTCGCTGATCGCGATCGCGCTCTGGAACATGCCGCGCTTCCTGCGGGTCGGCGCGGCCGATGCGCTGCGCCGCGTCACGCTCCCGTTCGCGCGGCCCGTCTCGGTGCTGCTGCCCGTGTACAATGAGTCCGCGGCAGTGGTGGACGTCGTGCGCTCATTGCTGCGGCTGCGCTATCCCACCATGGAACTGATCGTCATCAACGACGGGTCCACCGACGAGACGTTGCAGCTCCTGGAGAAAGCATTCGAGCTCACACCGGTCTTCGAAGCCGGATATCAAGCAGTCCGAACCAAGCCGGTTCGCGGCAGATACCGTTCGACGAAATACCCCGAGCTTCGCGTGGTCGATAAGGAGAACGGCGGCAAGGGCGATGCTCTGAACGCCGGCCTCAATGAGGCGCGCTACCCGCTCTTGTTGACGGGCGACGGAGATTCCGTGTACCTGGCCGACGCACTCGAGCAGATGATCCAGCCGTTCTTGGAGGATCCGAGGACGGTCGCATGCGGCGCGGGGTTGAGGATTTTGAACGAGGCCGAGCTCGTCGACGGCGTGCCCATCCCTAAAGCTTTACCCCGGAACTTGCTCGTGCGCTTTCAGGTACTCGAGTATCTGCGCAGCGCATTGACGTCGCGCTTCGGATGGGCGCCCATCAATGGACTGATGAGCATCTCCGGCGCCTGCGGGCTGTGGACGAAGGATATCGTCGTGGGCGCCGGCGGCTACTTAGCCAACACCACATGGGAAGACATGGAGATCACCGTCCGCGTCCACCATTACATGCGGGAACGAGGGCTTCCATATAGGATCGCCTTCGTGCCGGCCGCCGTGTGTTGGACGACGGTGCCGGATAGTTTGGAGGCATTGCAGGGCCAACGCATCGGATGGCATCGTCACATCACCGAGACGATCATGCACCACCGCAACCTCATGTTCAGCCGCCGCGGCGGCGTGGCGGGTTGGGTCGCGCTGCCTGCGATCGCGCTGATCGAATGGCTGTCACCCATCTGGATGATCGGCGGGCTCGCGTTCGTGATCGTCGCGGGATGGCTTGGCATCCTTTCGGTCTATGCGCAAGTGGCGTTGCTCGCGCTGGTCTTCAGCCTGACGATCTTGAAGTCCGCGAGCGCGTTCCTGCTCGACGAGGTATCCTATCGCACGCGCCGCGTGAGCGAAGTGTGGGCGCTCTTCCTGACCGCGTTTCTGGAGCAGATCGGCTATCGTCAACTGCTCGCCGTATGGCATTTGATCGGCATGGTGAAATTCTTCGCGGGCCGTCCCATCCGGGGGCGCACCAGCGACATCCCGAGTTGGCGCGACCCGCCCTATCGGCCGGTGATCTCAAGCTCTTGA